One Salvia splendens isolate huo1 chromosome 22, SspV2, whole genome shotgun sequence DNA segment encodes these proteins:
- the LOC121785757 gene encoding LOW QUALITY PROTEIN: two-pore potassium channel 3-like (The sequence of the model RefSeq protein was modified relative to this genomic sequence to represent the inferred CDS: deleted 1 base in 1 codon) gives MEKEPLLPFIRPTLSLHSLPEHDEITIPPSPSSKHLKDFLIFGPPPPSSSSASDFLAALALTLNSPWPTSQKSNLGPDSCPPASKNLHRSKTAPAMTNINEIRDFSEAAEQLQFGKQRVVRQGVVLLVIYLSLGVVIYSLIRAGFKGNETHPVVDALYFCIVTMCTIGYGDINPDSLATKLFSVLFVLVGFGFIDILLTGMVSYVLDLQENYLLRSINNSKGSDARSYIVDVKKGRMRIRMKVALALGVVVVCIGVGVAVMHFVERLDWVDSLYLSVMSVTTVGYGDRAFHSLGGRVFASVWLLVSTLAVARAFLYLAEARVDRRQRRMAKWVLDQHMTVAQFLAADIDNNGFVTKSEYAIYKLKAMGKISEHDVSKICQQFERLDAGNCGKISLVDLIESRH, from the exons ATGGAGAAAGAGCCTCTCCTCCCTTTCATAAGGCCAACCCTCTCCCTCCACTCTCTCCCCGAACACGACGAAATTACCATCCCACCCTCCCCTTCCTCCAAACACCTCAAAGACTTCCTCATTTTCGGGCCCCCA CCCCCTtcttcctcctccgcctccgatTTCCTCGCAGCCCTAGCTCTAACCCTCAATTCCCCATGGCCCACCTCGCAAAAATCGAATCTTGGCCCCGATTCTTGCCCACCAGCTTCCAAGAATCTGCACCGGTCCAAGACTGCTCCAGCCATGACCAACATCAACGAAATTCGAGATTTCTCGGAGGCGGCGGAGCAGCTCCAGTTTGGTAAGCAGCGTGTGGTGAGGCAGGGTGTGGTGCTTTTGGTTATCTATTTGAGCCTTGGTGTGGTGATTTATTCTCTTATTAGGGCTGGTTTTAAAGGGAATGAGACTCACCCTGTTGTTGATGCTCTGTATTTCTGTATTGTGACTATGTGTACAATTGGGTATGGTGATATAAACCCTGACAGTTTAGCAACTAAGCTGTTTTCAGTCTTGTTTGTGCTGGTGGGGTTTGGTTTCATTGACATTTTGCTGACTGGGATGGTTAGTTATGTGCTTGACTTGCAAGAGAATTATCTGCTGAGGAGTATAAATAATAGCAAGGGTAGTGATGCTAGGTCTTACATAGTTGATGTGAAGAAGGGGAGGATGAGGATTCGGATGAAGGTCGCGTTGGCCTTGGGCGTTGTCGTGGTGTGCATTGGGGTTGGTGTTGCTGTGATGCATTTCGTGGAGAGGTTGGACTGGGTGGACTCGTTGTATCTGTCTGTGATGTCTGTGACGACGGTTGGGTATGGCGATAGGGCGTTTCACTCGTTGGGGGGTAGGGTTTTCGCCTCGGTTTGGTTGCttgtgtcgactctggctgtgGCTAGGGCGTTTCTTTACCTGGCCGAGGCGAGGGTGGACAGGAGGCAGAGGAGGATGGCAAAGTGGGTGCTCGACCAGCATATGACCGTGGCGCAGTTTCTTGCTGCTGACATTGATAACAACGGATTTGTCAC TAAGTCAGAGTACGCGATCTACAAGCTCAAAGCGATGGGCAAGATCTCAGAGCACGACGTTTCCAAGATATGCCAGCAGTTCGAGAGGCTCGATGCTGGCAACTGCGGGAAGATCAGTCTAGTCGACCTTATTGAAAGCCGTCACTGA
- the LOC121785983 gene encoding programmed cell death protein 5-like — translation MADPELEAIRQRRMQELMAQRGGGSHQGPELSAQEEAKSEAEEQRQLMLTRILTSEARARLARIALVKLEKARGVEDVILRAAQTGQIVEKVSEERLISLLEQINTQTTKET, via the exons ATG GCTGACCCGGAATTGGAAGCAATCCGGCAAAGGAGAATGCAGGAGCTAATGGCTCAACGTGGTGGG GGTAGCCATCAAGGTCCTGAGCTTTCTGCTCAGGAGGAAGCTAAAAG CGAGGCGGAAGAACAAAGACAACTGATGCTGACACGGATTTTGACATCTGAAGCACGTGCAAGAC TTGCTCGAATTGCACTGGTGAAACTGGAGAAGGCCAGGGGAGTCGAGGATGTAATACTGAGAGCTGCGCAAACCGGCCAGATTGTTGAGAAG GTATCTGAAGAGAGGCTCATATCGCTGCTCGAACAAATCAACACCCAGACAACTAAAGAAACCTAA